In Deinococcus arcticus, a genomic segment contains:
- a CDS encoding HD-GYP domain-containing protein, with protein sequence MTGPAAYDHTPAGERAAQEMLHLTGLVLAARTLAAGVTPTLEKLVSDTAAVGSAYFQLESLDLAYRVRAATGEMPATAGMEAIAAHGLPVDTPLLQALRAGAPLFVDDTRASAVTAGFPELGVASVAAAPVRASDGRLLGAFLMHTLSPHCWQPAEVALFTLVSGTVAALSGRLAAEEDARQTREAALRALGLMLEARDGETHGHTDRVTRLALRAAQSLGWAGDHLEALRWGAYLHDIGKIAIPDAVLLKPGRLTDEEWATMRSHVEAGERFARALAFLPPVALNVIQDHHEHWSGRGYPAGKQAERISVEGRLFALCDVYDALTSERPYKRAWTHEAAVAELRAQAGQQFDPELVEVVIQAAEGAGPEDAGRALLN encoded by the coding sequence ATGACGGGCCCGGCCGCTTATGACCACACCCCGGCGGGCGAACGCGCCGCCCAAGAGATGCTTCACCTGACCGGGCTGGTGCTGGCAGCGCGCACCCTGGCGGCCGGCGTGACCCCCACCCTGGAAAAACTGGTCAGCGACACGGCCGCTGTGGGCTCGGCGTACTTTCAGCTGGAAAGCCTGGATCTGGCGTACCGGGTGCGCGCCGCCACGGGCGAGATGCCTGCCACGGCCGGTATGGAGGCCATTGCCGCCCACGGCCTGCCGGTGGACACGCCCCTGCTGCAGGCGCTGCGCGCCGGGGCGCCCCTGTTCGTGGACGACACGCGGGCCAGCGCCGTAACCGCCGGCTTTCCCGAACTCGGCGTGGCCAGTGTGGCGGCGGCCCCGGTGCGGGCCAGCGATGGCCGGCTGCTGGGCGCGTTCCTGATGCACACCCTCAGCCCACACTGCTGGCAGCCGGCCGAGGTGGCGCTGTTCACCCTGGTGTCGGGCACGGTGGCGGCGCTGTCCGGGCGACTGGCTGCCGAGGAGGACGCCCGGCAGACCCGCGAGGCGGCCCTGCGCGCCCTGGGCCTGATGCTCGAAGCGCGCGACGGCGAAACCCACGGCCACACCGACCGCGTGACCCGGCTGGCCCTGCGCGCCGCCCAGAGCCTGGGCTGGGCAGGCGACCACCTGGAGGCGCTGCGCTGGGGCGCCTACCTGCACGACATTGGCAAGATTGCCATTCCCGACGCGGTGCTGCTCAAACCCGGGCGACTGACCGATGAGGAGTGGGCCACCATGCGCTCGCATGTGGAAGCCGGCGAGCGCTTTGCCCGCGCCCTGGCCTTTTTGCCTCCAGTGGCCCTGAACGTCATTCAGGACCACCACGAGCACTGGAGCGGGCGCGGCTACCCGGCGGGGAAGCAGGCTGAGAGGATCAGCGTGGAGGGGCGGCTGTTCGCCCTGTGCGACGTGTATGACGCCCTGACCAGTGAGCGGCCCTACAAGCGCGCCTGGACCCACGAGGCCGCCGTGGCCGAGCTGCG
- a CDS encoding sugar-binding transcriptional regulator → MTDALEVQAVRVARLYYHQGLTTGAIARELGLSRPKVSRLLSHARRSGLVEIRIHDPQGAPQALEAQLRARYPFLTPQVVPVPPQSPETAWLERVAVAAARRLEETLRPGQVLGLAWGTTVGAVSRALTPRPVPELQIVQLNGSASALDFHDGLVTDTMTRFARAFGARAWLFPVPTFFDDPTTRAAMWRERSVQHVLALQARADVLLYSVGSPAAQVPSHVYAAGALTAADRHELQAQGVAGDIATVFFRADGTSAGLPINARSSGPALTLIRRAPQSLCVVSGLGKVAALRAALAGGLLRTLIVDDRTAQALLQAPGEGVLKER, encoded by the coding sequence ATGACCGATGCGCTGGAGGTTCAGGCGGTGCGCGTGGCGCGGCTGTACTACCACCAGGGCCTGACCACCGGGGCCATCGCCCGTGAGCTGGGGCTTTCACGCCCCAAGGTCAGCCGGCTGCTGTCGCACGCGCGGCGCAGCGGGCTGGTGGAGATCCGTATTCACGACCCACAGGGCGCGCCGCAGGCCCTGGAGGCGCAGCTGCGCGCACGCTACCCCTTCCTGACCCCGCAGGTGGTGCCGGTGCCGCCGCAGAGCCCCGAAACCGCGTGGCTGGAGCGGGTGGCAGTGGCCGCCGCGCGGCGACTGGAAGAGACCCTGCGCCCGGGGCAGGTGCTGGGGCTGGCCTGGGGCACCACTGTGGGCGCCGTGTCGCGCGCCCTGACCCCACGCCCGGTGCCCGAACTGCAGATTGTGCAGCTCAACGGCAGCGCCAGCGCCCTGGATTTTCACGATGGCCTGGTGACCGACACCATGACCCGCTTTGCCCGGGCGTTTGGAGCGCGTGCGTGGTTGTTTCCCGTGCCCACCTTCTTCGACGACCCCACCACCCGCGCGGCCATGTGGCGCGAACGCAGCGTGCAGCATGTGCTGGCACTTCAGGCCCGCGCCGACGTGCTGCTGTACTCGGTGGGCTCGCCAGCGGCCCAGGTGCCCAGCCACGTGTACGCTGCCGGCGCGCTGACGGCCGCCGACCGCCACGAACTGCAGGCCCAGGGAGTGGCAGGCGACATTGCCACCGTGTTCTTCCGGGCCGACGGCACCTCGGCTGGCCTGCCCATCAATGCGCGCAGCAGCGGCCCCGCCCTGACCCTGATCCGGCGCGCGCCCCAGAGCCTGTGCGTGGTCAGCGGGCTGGGCAAGGTGGCGGCGCTGCGCGCGGCGCTGGCGGGCGGGCTGCTGCGCACCCTGATCGTGGATGACCGCACGGCGCAGGCCCTGCTGCAGGCCCCAGGTGAAGGAGTTCTGAAAGAACGCTGA
- the glpK gene encoding glycerol kinase GlpK — protein sequence MTQFILALDQGTTSSRAIVFDHQGQIRHLAQKEFTQHFPRPGWVEHDPREIWSTQLGVVQEALAGAGLRAGDLAAIGITNQRETVIVWDRASGEPIYPAIVWQDRRTAAECEALRAAGHEDLIREKTGLLLDPYFSGTKLAWILDHVPGARVRAERGELACGTVDSWLLYHLTGGECHLTDVSNASRTLLLNIHTGEWDDELLALLRIPRALLPGVRPSSEVYGETAPGLLGARVKIAGMAGDQQAATFGQVCLRPGMAKNTYGTGCFMLMNTGPGAVRSPSRLLTTVAWDRGQGRTYALEGSVFVAGAVVQWLRDGLGLIRDAAEIEALATGVPDSGGVYLVPAFVGLGAPYWDPYARGTVVGLTRGTTRAHLARAALDSVAFQAADLLGAMVQDSGVTLSELRVDGGASRNNLLMQAQADLLGVTVTRPRVTETTALGAAFLAGLAVGYWQSEAELEALWQVDRSFEPALGADERERRVRQWRRAVERSRAWAQEDEA from the coding sequence ATGACCCAGTTCATTCTTGCCCTCGACCAGGGCACGACCAGCAGCCGCGCCATCGTCTTTGACCACCAGGGCCAGATTCGCCACCTGGCCCAGAAGGAATTCACCCAGCACTTTCCCCGCCCCGGCTGGGTGGAGCACGACCCGCGCGAGATCTGGAGCACGCAGCTGGGCGTGGTGCAAGAAGCCCTGGCGGGCGCCGGGCTGCGCGCAGGCGACCTGGCCGCCATTGGCATCACCAACCAGCGCGAGACGGTGATCGTGTGGGACCGCGCCAGCGGCGAGCCCATCTATCCGGCCATCGTGTGGCAGGACCGCCGCACCGCCGCCGAATGCGAGGCCCTGCGCGCCGCTGGGCACGAGGACCTGATCCGCGAGAAGACGGGGCTGCTGCTGGACCCCTATTTCAGCGGCACCAAGCTGGCCTGGATTCTGGACCATGTGCCCGGCGCCCGCGTGCGGGCCGAGCGCGGCGAGCTGGCCTGCGGCACCGTGGACAGCTGGCTGCTGTACCACCTGACGGGCGGCGAATGCCACCTGACCGATGTCTCCAACGCCAGCCGCACCCTGCTGCTGAACATCCACACGGGCGAGTGGGACGACGAACTGCTGGCCCTGCTGCGCATTCCGCGCGCGCTGTTGCCCGGGGTGCGGCCCAGCAGCGAGGTCTACGGCGAGACGGCGCCGGGCCTGCTGGGCGCGCGGGTGAAGATTGCGGGCATGGCCGGCGACCAGCAGGCGGCCACCTTCGGGCAGGTGTGCCTGCGGCCCGGCATGGCCAAAAACACCTACGGCACCGGCTGTTTCATGCTCATGAACACGGGCCCGGGAGCGGTGCGCAGCCCCAGCCGCCTGCTGACCACCGTGGCCTGGGACCGGGGGCAGGGGCGCACCTACGCCCTGGAGGGGTCGGTGTTCGTGGCCGGCGCGGTGGTGCAGTGGCTGCGCGACGGCCTGGGCCTGATCCGCGACGCCGCCGAGATTGAAGCCCTGGCCACCGGGGTGCCGGACAGCGGCGGGGTGTATCTGGTGCCCGCCTTTGTGGGCCTGGGCGCCCCGTACTGGGATCCCTACGCGCGCGGCACGGTGGTGGGCCTCACACGCGGCACCACCCGCGCGCACCTGGCCCGCGCGGCGCTGGACAGTGTGGCGTTTCAGGCGGCCGACCTGCTGGGCGCCATGGTGCAGGACAGCGGCGTGACCCTGTCCGAATTGCGGGTGGACGGCGGGGCCAGCCGCAACAATCTGCTGATGCAGGCGCAGGCTGATCTGCTGGGCGTGACGGTCACGCGCCCCAGGGTGACCGAAACCACGGCGCTGGGCGCCGCCTTTCTGGCCGGGCTGGCGGTGGGCTACTGGCAGAGTGAAGCCGAACTGGAAGCCCTGTGGCAGGTGGACCGCTCCTTCGAGCCGGCCCTGGGCGCCGACGAGCGAGAGCGCCGCGTGCGTCAGTGGCGCCGCGCGGTGGAACGTAGCCGCGCCTGGGCCCAGGAGGACGAGGCATGA